In Turicibacter sanguinis, a genomic segment contains:
- a CDS encoding HAD family hydrolase, whose product MGPFIIKLIATDMDGTLLNEAGQLPDGFIDLLNRLLQKNICFVIASGRSYYDLKDFFKEATPYLDFICDNGAFVVSRHHQRQMSLLEKKAIDDILLQCESITHIKVILSGPNGMYATPCENEFEEILAHYFSNIQVVSNLQDIHDPIHRICICDLNHPLQNSYPILNNRFGSHFKVTLSGDIWLDITNLEVNKGNALSKIQSLLHINQDETMVFGDYYNDIEMLKVAKYSFVMANANEDMFSHGNYIAKSHNENGVCEAINEFIFKSKLK is encoded by the coding sequence GTGGGACCTTTCATAATTAAATTAATTGCGACAGATATGGATGGAACACTATTAAACGAAGCGGGACAGCTTCCAGATGGATTTATCGATTTATTAAATCGCCTCTTACAAAAAAATATTTGCTTCGTCATTGCAAGTGGGCGATCTTATTATGATTTAAAAGACTTTTTTAAAGAAGCCACACCTTATCTTGATTTCATTTGTGACAACGGAGCGTTTGTGGTGAGCCGACATCATCAACGACAGATGAGCTTATTAGAAAAAAAAGCGATTGATGACATCTTGCTGCAATGTGAATCCATTACCCATATCAAGGTTATTTTATCTGGTCCAAATGGAATGTATGCAACACCATGCGAAAACGAATTTGAAGAGATATTAGCGCACTACTTCTCTAATATCCAGGTGGTCTCTAATCTTCAAGACATCCACGATCCCATTCACCGCATCTGTATTTGTGATTTAAACCATCCGTTGCAAAACAGTTATCCCATTTTAAACAACCGATTTGGTTCACATTTTAAGGTGACTCTCTCGGGAGATATTTGGCTCGATATTACCAACCTTGAAGTCAACAAGGGAAATGCCTTGTCTAAAATCCAATCCTTATTACACATTAATCAAGACGAAACCATGGTCTTTGGTGATTATTACAATGATATTGAAATGCTTAAAGTTGCTAAATATAGCTTCGTGATGGCAAATGCCAATGAAGATATGTTTTCACACGGTAACTATATCGCAAAAAGTCACAATGAAAATGGCGTTTGTGAAGCCATTAATGAGTTCATCTTTAAATCAAAACTCAAGTGA
- a CDS encoding methylglyoxal synthase produces MTMKLNVALIAHDRMKDQMVNFCYAYEHILENYGLYATGTTGGRIEAGTNLKVNKLASGPLGGDQQIGSLIVTEAIDLVIFLRDPLTPQPHETDIQALIRLCDVHYVPIATNLASAEIFVKALNQGDLDWRTLRKIHGS; encoded by the coding sequence ATGACCATGAAATTAAATGTAGCCTTAATTGCACACGACCGAATGAAGGATCAAATGGTAAACTTTTGTTACGCCTATGAACACATTTTAGAAAACTATGGCTTATATGCAACGGGAACAACAGGTGGAAGAATTGAAGCGGGGACAAATTTGAAAGTGAATAAACTGGCATCGGGTCCACTTGGGGGAGATCAACAAATCGGTTCTTTAATTGTGACGGAAGCGATTGATCTTGTTATTTTTTTAAGAGACCCATTAACACCGCAACCCCATGAAACCGATATTCAAGCACTGATTAGATTGTGTGATGTTCACTATGTACCGATTGCGACTAATTTAGCTTCAGCAGAAATCTTTGTTAAGGCGTTAAATCAGGGGGATTTAGACTGGCGAACTTTAAGAAAAATACACGGTTCGTGA
- a CDS encoding GNAT family N-acetyltransferase produces the protein MLQIVSVKQSPVGTQEALDYIHRVWNGNNQASNFFDMITKVSLGDEEMGNFYVLLQDNEVIGCCGLVTHDVVTSRNFYPWVTSLYIDEAYRGRNYGQLLLNHVGHQAQLMGYQKLYLTTGKTDYYRRNGWQELDQYISRKKTHVYYKVLQEQK, from the coding sequence ATGTTACAAATTGTAAGTGTCAAACAAAGTCCAGTAGGAACACAAGAAGCGTTAGATTATATTCATCGTGTTTGGAATGGAAATAATCAAGCATCAAATTTTTTTGATATGATTACAAAAGTATCTCTTGGGGATGAAGAGATGGGAAATTTCTATGTGCTACTTCAAGATAATGAGGTTATTGGATGTTGTGGATTAGTCACACATGACGTGGTAACCAGTCGTAATTTTTATCCATGGGTGACGTCTTTGTATATTGATGAGGCATATCGAGGACGTAATTATGGGCAGTTGTTATTAAATCATGTTGGACATCAAGCACAGTTGATGGGATATCAAAAATTATATTTAACAACAGGTAAAACGGACTATTATCGCCGAAACGGGTGGCAGGAACTTGATCAGTATATTAGTCGTAAAAAAACACACGTTTATTATAAAGTGCTTCAAGAACAAAAATAA
- a CDS encoding phosphatase PAP2 family protein encodes MFTVLALTLSNLLLKLHYMRERPTFEHLIDESGYSFPSGHSMMSFGIAILCSFLLYQYCQKRSWAHLLSFFSFLYACLIGFSRVYVNVHFLGDVLGGFLAASSLVCLILSLYCGFFSFTKSQ; translated from the coding sequence ATGTTCACAGTTCTAGCCTTAACATTGAGTAATCTACTATTAAAACTTCATTACATGCGAGAACGTCCAACCTTTGAACATTTAATTGATGAAAGTGGCTACAGTTTTCCAAGTGGTCATTCCATGATGAGTTTTGGCATTGCAATTCTTTGTAGCTTCTTACTTTATCAATATTGTCAAAAGCGTTCATGGGCCCATCTCCTTAGTTTTTTTAGCTTTTTATATGCTTGTTTAATTGGATTTAGTCGAGTGTATGTAAACGTCCATTTTTTAGGTGATGTTTTGGGTGGCTTTTTGGCTGCATCATCTCTTGTTTGTTTGATTCTATCGCTTTATTGTGGTTTCTTTTCTTTTACTAAAAGTCAATAA
- a CDS encoding FMN-dependent NADH-azoreductase, with protein MKKLLYITVNSKPENESASKMVGRRLVNQILATYHDFQLEELDLYEVHVPRLESQYFESRNCMINQEAINQLPKKEQEEVHKIVKLCDQFVEADVVVMAAPMWSLSFPAPLKEYMDCIIQVGRTITFEGHLPKGLLDDKLRSVIYVQSSGASIPFILSPFFNKGLNYIEDMMKFMGIKKFESLLVDGTGTTEEEKQKAIEKATNKIEEIVKHLTFEK; from the coding sequence ATGAAAAAGTTATTGTATATAACAGTTAATTCTAAACCAGAAAATGAGTCGGCAAGTAAAATGGTTGGACGTCGGCTCGTAAATCAAATTTTAGCAACCTATCATGATTTCCAACTTGAAGAGTTGGACTTGTATGAGGTTCATGTCCCAAGACTTGAATCCCAATATTTTGAGTCTCGTAACTGCATGATTAATCAAGAGGCCATTAATCAATTACCTAAAAAAGAACAAGAAGAAGTCCATAAAATTGTGAAATTATGTGACCAATTTGTTGAGGCTGATGTAGTGGTTATGGCTGCTCCGATGTGGAGTTTATCGTTTCCAGCTCCTTTAAAAGAGTATATGGATTGCATTATTCAAGTCGGACGCACCATTACATTCGAAGGACACCTTCCAAAAGGATTACTTGATGATAAGTTACGTTCAGTGATCTATGTCCAGTCTTCTGGAGCATCGATTCCGTTTATTTTAAGCCCATTTTTCAATAAAGGTTTAAATTACATCGAAGATATGATGAAGTTTATGGGAATTAAAAAGTTCGAGTCTTTACTCGTTGATGGAACTGGAACAACGGAAGAAGAAAAACAAAAAGCAATCGAAAAAGCAACAAATAAAATAGAAGAGATCGTCAAACATTTGACGTTTGAAAAGTAG
- a CDS encoding helix-turn-helix domain-containing protein: MESLVNKEGLKIVGSLIKLNRLNQKMSQAALCEGICVSSYLSKIENGEVMPSLEMIELLFEQLAIEYVASPDFIKVMTDRFEEFFEELNFNGFVQSKEIFKHLEQEELKLIHSPLILDYYLVKLAHYCATDERECLEEAYRLLTSVKPLLNKTQRFRYYLYQGIDLLYYHQDYELAKQFFELAKQELETGRLYEMLANVSYKQGQFYQAFQFVSEAKRRYVLEGNLVSLSGIYEFEAMLAYKTGSFKQAIELCECSGAYAHKMNRFDLTLTPLLCKAFIHYTRQESLKVSESLEEIANIQQHFQATWPVLILIECFEAKTVKDFENIEKRCHEEMRAAILLIGFCVTGGVFKKDELSSLIQKYQTTHRRFLLIDEWIFYLLKEYYTSKRQYKEVVGLLKRQQL; encoded by the coding sequence ATGGAATCATTAGTGAATAAAGAGGGATTGAAAATTGTAGGGTCTTTAATCAAATTAAATCGTTTAAATCAAAAGATGTCTCAAGCGGCCTTATGCGAAGGGATTTGTGTTTCCTCTTATTTAAGTAAGATTGAAAATGGGGAAGTGATGCCTTCACTAGAAATGATTGAATTATTATTTGAACAGTTAGCAATTGAGTACGTGGCGAGTCCTGACTTTATCAAAGTCATGACGGATCGTTTTGAAGAATTTTTTGAAGAATTAAATTTTAATGGCTTTGTTCAATCAAAAGAGATTTTTAAACATCTCGAACAAGAGGAATTAAAATTAATTCACTCGCCTTTAATACTCGATTATTACTTAGTTAAACTCGCTCACTACTGTGCAACAGATGAACGTGAATGTCTTGAAGAAGCGTATCGTCTTTTAACGTCAGTTAAGCCGTTGTTAAACAAAACACAACGCTTTAGATATTACCTATATCAAGGAATTGACCTGCTTTATTATCATCAAGACTATGAATTAGCTAAACAATTTTTTGAACTTGCAAAACAAGAGCTTGAAACTGGCCGTTTGTACGAAATGCTTGCTAATGTTAGCTATAAACAAGGCCAGTTTTATCAGGCATTTCAGTTCGTGAGCGAAGCAAAACGGCGTTATGTTTTAGAAGGAAATTTAGTCAGTTTATCAGGGATATATGAATTTGAAGCGATGCTTGCGTATAAAACAGGTAGTTTTAAACAAGCCATTGAATTGTGTGAATGTTCAGGTGCCTATGCTCATAAAATGAATCGATTCGATTTGACACTGACGCCACTTCTTTGCAAGGCTTTTATCCACTACACACGTCAAGAATCGTTAAAAGTGAGTGAAAGTTTAGAAGAAATAGCAAACATTCAACAACACTTTCAAGCAACATGGCCGGTTTTGATTTTAATTGAATGTTTTGAAGCGAAAACAGTGAAAGACTTTGAAAATATCGAAAAACGATGTCATGAAGAAATGCGAGCGGCCATATTATTAATTGGATTTTGTGTCACAGGTGGTGTATTTAAAAAAGATGAATTATCATCATTAATTCAAAAGTATCAAACAACGCATCGCCGTTTTCTATTAATCGATGAATGGATTTTTTATTTGTTAAAAGAATACTACACTTCAAAACGCCAATATAAAGAGGTAGTAGGTTTACTAAAACGACAACAACTCTAG
- a CDS encoding MFS transporter: MDLIRQNKNFRLVFLGALVSSVGDVLFNFAIGLYILELTHSAFMLSLYGTIGGVTWLLLAPFGGVMVDRIPRVKVIYFTDFIRGINILLCGLVMLTVDHVNIIMACLCLSSVISSINGALFGPASQAIIPLTVEEEQLVKANSLMSLMYGIKDVFGMLLAGILYSWLGPIVIIFINGFSFIMSGITELFIKLDESELLKRAQESHVLTDLKEGCRYILCQNKAILWLLIILNFKNLALGPIQSVLVPYLMNEHLHVNEMYLSALYVAMALGGILGSLWVSKEKVLKTNETIKKSLWTLIICVGIQWALFELLELGRIPYLGFFLFLFILFIISGAINVLLYVPVMASLQRVVSAEFYGRVMSLFTMISSITSPLSLMFGGILIDYVGISMIYLFSLFFLALSIYLMKEWKTLKQL; encoded by the coding sequence ATGGATTTAATTAGACAAAATAAAAATTTTCGATTAGTATTTTTAGGCGCATTAGTTTCAAGTGTAGGAGATGTGTTGTTCAATTTTGCCATTGGACTCTATATTTTAGAGTTAACACACTCAGCCTTTATGTTGTCACTATATGGAACGATCGGTGGAGTAACGTGGTTACTTCTAGCTCCGTTTGGGGGTGTCATGGTTGACCGAATTCCACGCGTTAAAGTGATTTATTTCACAGATTTTATTCGAGGAATTAATATCTTACTTTGTGGGCTCGTGATGTTAACCGTGGATCATGTGAATATCATCATGGCTTGTCTTTGCTTAAGTTCAGTCATTAGTTCGATAAATGGGGCTTTATTTGGTCCAGCTTCACAGGCGATTATTCCACTAACTGTAGAAGAAGAGCAACTAGTCAAAGCGAATTCTTTAATGTCTTTAATGTACGGTATTAAAGATGTGTTTGGAATGCTGCTGGCAGGGATTTTATACAGTTGGCTTGGACCTATTGTGATTATTTTTATTAATGGGTTTTCATTTATTATGTCAGGAATCACGGAGTTATTTATTAAATTAGATGAAAGTGAGCTACTAAAACGAGCACAAGAAAGTCATGTCTTAACCGATTTAAAAGAAGGGTGTCGCTATATTTTATGTCAAAATAAAGCCATCTTATGGTTGCTCATTATTTTGAATTTTAAAAACTTGGCACTAGGACCTATTCAATCGGTATTAGTTCCCTATTTAATGAATGAGCATCTTCACGTGAATGAAATGTATTTATCCGCTTTATATGTGGCGATGGCGCTAGGAGGGATTTTAGGATCGCTATGGGTTTCAAAAGAAAAAGTTTTAAAAACAAATGAAACCATAAAAAAATCACTATGGACGCTAATAATTTGTGTAGGGATACAGTGGGCGTTATTTGAATTGCTTGAATTAGGGCGCATTCCGTATCTGGGATTCTTTTTGTTCTTATTTATTCTCTTTATTATCTCAGGTGCGATTAATGTGTTACTTTATGTCCCAGTCATGGCTTCATTGCAACGTGTTGTGTCAGCAGAATTTTATGGACGTGTCATGTCTTTATTTACGATGATCTCATCGATTACTTCACCGCTTAGCTTGATGTTTGGCGGGATCCTCATTGATTATGTTGGAATTTCTATGATCTATCTCTTTTCTTTGTTTTTTTTAGCTCTTTCTATTTATTTGATGAAGGAATGGAAAACATTAAAACAACTTTAA
- the murI gene encoding glutamate racemase, translating into MKIGFFDSGIGGLTVLSEALKRLPHHDYLYYADTLHAPYGPKPKEEVRGYIFEAIEFLVRKGADIIVIACNTATSIAVNDLREKYQIPIIGMEPAVKPAIEWVQESGKRVLVTATPLTLKEEKLHHLIERLDQSHVTDLLPLPDLVRFAESFDFSPETVVPYLKKQLVDYQISDYGAIVLGCTHFPLFASSFKEVFEPGIELIDGSVGTVTHLANIIDTMKGETSKTSTVTFYQSGREITEANEIKGFNRILNQIAS; encoded by the coding sequence GTGAAAATAGGTTTTTTTGATTCTGGAATCGGAGGCTTAACCGTTTTAAGTGAAGCATTAAAACGATTACCACATCATGACTATTTATACTATGCTGACACGTTGCACGCACCTTATGGACCCAAGCCAAAGGAAGAGGTTCGTGGCTATATCTTTGAAGCCATTGAATTTTTAGTGCGCAAAGGAGCAGATATCATTGTGATTGCCTGTAATACAGCGACTAGTATTGCAGTCAATGACTTAAGAGAGAAATATCAAATTCCGATTATTGGGATGGAACCAGCAGTTAAACCGGCTATTGAATGGGTTCAAGAAAGCGGAAAACGTGTGCTTGTGACGGCAACACCGTTAACGTTAAAAGAAGAAAAACTACATCATTTAATTGAACGATTAGATCAATCACATGTGACTGATTTATTGCCATTACCTGATTTAGTTCGTTTTGCGGAATCGTTTGATTTTTCTCCCGAAACGGTTGTTCCGTATTTAAAAAAACAATTAGTTGATTATCAGATTTCAGATTATGGTGCGATCGTCCTTGGATGTACGCATTTTCCGCTCTTTGCGTCATCTTTTAAAGAGGTTTTTGAACCAGGCATCGAGTTGATTGATGGAAGTGTTGGAACGGTGACTCATTTAGCAAATATAATTGATACGATGAAAGGTGAGACGTCTAAAACATCGACGGTGACATTTTATCAATCGGGAAGAGAAATAACCGAAGCGAATGAAATCAAAGGATTTAATCGTATTCTCAATCAAATAGCGTCTTAA
- a CDS encoding peptide ABC transporter substrate-binding protein encodes MNKNYLWLATCCALVAGGCSNSNDTAGNTEAPSTNTSTENEGTGSTETTDVYRNDYNYVYSTDPDTFDYVYSFQAVDNEHTTNFVDGLLEHDRYGNLVGALAKSYEVNDDATEFTFHLREGVKWVTDDGIEYAEVTAHDFVTGLRHAVEFDSQTLYLVQYTIKNLDAYYNGEVEWEEVGIKAVDDYTLVYTLEAPTPYFHTITTYSILMPVNQEFLESKGTGCKLGAAEPSSCSFGEVAPDGILYNGAYLLSNFTSKSVIEYTANPDYWDAEHVYIPNVKLVYYDGSDPDSLFTSFDKGEFSSAPVYTDNAAIYASAKEKYGDNIFISRTTSTSFWISWIFDRNQYASPLDSSVDVSPQTDKQKADTALAKQNTAFRKAIMYASDISSVNSQYVGEDLKYGRLRNTLTQPDFLLNSQGQTYGELVSAALTASNPTEYPAGFDLSDGQLAYYNTDLATQYMAQAVEELSAQGVEFPVQLDVIVNGESEKGFRAAQAYKATVEANLSDVQINLIISDSTNMAASKTADQMNCDLYIGAGWGPDYGDPKTYVDIVDPDSGDMLKYFGLNWTGSEVGDDAAVKEAIGLYEFQALKNAAEAIVDDLDLRYELYAKAEAYLLENAILIPYITQGGGYAVSRVVPYTQPYAAYGLSDNKYKGMQVSNEVITVEEREALKADWESKLGQ; translated from the coding sequence ATGAATAAGAATTATTTATGGTTAGCTACTTGTTGTGCTTTAGTTGCCGGGGGATGTAGTAACAGTAATGATACTGCAGGTAATACAGAAGCGCCAAGTACTAACACATCAACAGAAAATGAAGGGACAGGAAGTACCGAAACAACAGACGTGTATCGTAATGATTATAACTACGTTTATAGTACTGATCCTGATACATTTGATTATGTGTATTCATTTCAAGCAGTTGATAATGAACATACGACTAACTTTGTAGATGGGTTGCTCGAACATGATCGTTATGGAAATTTAGTTGGAGCATTGGCAAAAAGCTATGAAGTAAATGATGATGCAACTGAATTTACGTTTCATCTTCGTGAAGGTGTCAAATGGGTGACAGACGATGGAATTGAATACGCTGAGGTGACAGCTCATGACTTCGTCACTGGTTTACGACATGCCGTTGAATTTGATTCACAAACCTTATACTTAGTTCAATATACCATTAAAAATTTAGATGCTTATTATAATGGAGAAGTAGAGTGGGAAGAAGTAGGGATTAAAGCAGTGGATGACTATACATTAGTTTATACACTGGAGGCCCCAACGCCATATTTTCACACGATTACAACTTATTCAATTTTAATGCCAGTTAACCAAGAATTCCTAGAGTCAAAAGGAACAGGATGTAAATTAGGTGCTGCAGAACCATCTAGCTGTTCATTTGGGGAAGTTGCACCTGATGGAATTTTATACAACGGGGCTTATTTATTAAGTAACTTTACCTCAAAATCAGTCATTGAATACACAGCAAACCCTGATTATTGGGATGCTGAACATGTTTATATTCCAAATGTAAAATTAGTTTACTATGATGGTTCAGATCCAGATAGCTTATTCACATCATTTGATAAAGGAGAGTTCTCATCAGCCCCAGTTTATACAGATAACGCTGCTATTTATGCATCAGCTAAAGAAAAATATGGAGATAATATCTTCATTTCTCGTACCACCTCAACATCATTCTGGATTTCATGGATTTTTGACCGCAATCAATATGCGTCTCCATTAGATTCATCAGTTGATGTTTCGCCACAAACGGATAAACAAAAAGCAGATACAGCATTAGCCAAACAAAATACAGCCTTCCGTAAAGCCATTATGTATGCATCTGATATTTCATCCGTGAATTCTCAATATGTAGGAGAAGATTTAAAATATGGTCGTTTACGTAACACCTTAACGCAACCTGATTTCTTATTAAATAGTCAAGGTCAAACGTATGGTGAATTGGTATCAGCTGCTTTAACAGCTTCAAATCCAACGGAATATCCAGCTGGATTTGACTTATCAGATGGACAATTAGCTTACTATAATACGGATTTAGCGACTCAATATATGGCTCAGGCGGTTGAAGAGTTAAGTGCACAAGGCGTTGAATTCCCAGTTCAATTAGATGTGATTGTTAATGGTGAATCAGAAAAAGGATTCCGTGCGGCACAAGCTTATAAAGCAACAGTAGAGGCTAATTTGTCGGATGTTCAAATTAATTTAATTATTTCAGATTCTACTAATATGGCAGCGTCTAAAACAGCCGATCAAATGAACTGTGACTTATACATTGGAGCAGGTTGGGGACCAGACTATGGTGATCCTAAAACTTATGTGGACATCGTCGATCCAGATAGTGGAGATATGTTAAAATACTTTGGATTAAACTGGACAGGTTCAGAAGTTGGAGACGATGCAGCAGTTAAAGAAGCGATTGGATTATACGAATTCCAAGCCTTAAAAAATGCAGCAGAGGCTATCGTTGATGACTTAGATTTACGTTATGAATTATATGCAAAAGCAGAAGCTTACTTATTAGAAAATGCTATTCTTATTCCATATATTACACAAGGTGGTGGATATGCGGTATCTCGTGTTGTTCCTTATACTCAACCTTACGCAGCGTATGGTTTATCTGATAATAAATATAAAGGAATGCAAGTTTCTAATGAAGTCATTACGGTTGAAGAACGTGAAGCGTTAAAAGCAGATTGGGAAAGTAAATTAGGTCAATAG
- a CDS encoding ABC transporter permease, whose product MKRYMLYRFLRSLFSIFMVITIVFTLIYSVIPRDRVFFSDSNIEKIQKRPDDYANYKNIQWEKLGYLKYDTIQDYCKELYGAATTEYSNCVLPESQETKDYVALREKEGYEVQYFTESGQAFATRDIPILQRALNWWGNLISFDHPYKVQSENNPDLERKVYIGKDHNNRPAVMCTGCESKYLIYFDGNFPFIHQNFITFSLGTSYPTYNGQEILDVISETQGSKKTEEITLPNGNKANSALNLYTCKYKDTLDNIDQKQFVDHYANCKTNKTDPSMVQISFTIGFISLVLTYIIGIPLGIQMANHKGKLFDKMGQWYIIFMISIPGLAYIVLVRFLGSKYADLPGMFPMLGSSNPKSYILPIISLTLMSVAGRMMWMRRYMIDQTTMDYVKFARAKGLSENEIFFKHIFRNAIGPIAHGLPAAVIFCISGALITEAVYSIPGMGKILPDSINVYNNSMVIGITFLFTTLAIFSTFLGDWLLTLVDPRITLHEKGGRK is encoded by the coding sequence ATGAAACGATACATGCTATATCGATTTTTAAGATCGCTATTTTCAATCTTCATGGTTATCACAATTGTCTTCACCTTAATTTACTCAGTTATCCCGCGTGATCGTGTGTTCTTTTCGGACAGTAATATCGAAAAAATCCAAAAAAGACCAGACGATTATGCAAACTATAAGAATATTCAATGGGAAAAGTTGGGTTATTTAAAATACGATACCATTCAAGATTATTGTAAAGAGTTATATGGAGCCGCAACAACGGAATATAGTAACTGTGTTTTACCTGAGTCACAAGAAACAAAAGATTATGTAGCTTTACGTGAAAAAGAAGGATATGAGGTTCAATATTTTACAGAATCAGGACAAGCTTTTGCGACACGAGACATTCCAATTTTACAACGTGCGCTAAATTGGTGGGGGAATCTAATTAGCTTTGATCATCCGTACAAAGTGCAATCAGAAAATAATCCTGATTTAGAACGTAAAGTTTATATTGGAAAAGATCATAATAATCGTCCTGCTGTGATGTGTACAGGATGTGAAAGTAAATATTTAATTTATTTTGATGGGAATTTTCCATTTATTCATCAAAACTTCATCACCTTTAGTTTAGGAACGTCTTATCCAACGTATAATGGCCAAGAGATATTAGATGTCATTTCTGAAACACAAGGCTCTAAAAAGACAGAAGAAATCACCTTACCAAATGGAAATAAAGCAAATTCAGCATTAAATTTATATACGTGTAAATATAAAGATACACTAGATAATATTGATCAAAAGCAATTCGTAGATCATTATGCAAATTGTAAAACCAATAAAACGGATCCATCAATGGTTCAAATCTCATTTACCATCGGATTTATCTCGCTTGTTTTAACGTATATCATTGGGATTCCACTTGGGATTCAAATGGCGAATCATAAAGGAAAACTATTTGATAAAATGGGTCAATGGTATATCATTTTCATGATTTCGATTCCAGGTTTAGCTTATATTGTGTTAGTTCGATTCCTAGGGAGTAAATATGCTGATTTACCAGGAATGTTTCCAATGCTTGGTTCAAGTAACCCAAAATCATATATCTTACCGATTATCTCGCTTACCTTAATGTCAGTAGCAGGACGTATGATGTGGATGAGACGTTATATGATTGATCAAACGACCATGGATTACGTGAAGTTTGCACGCGCTAAAGGATTATCAGAAAATGAAATTTTCTTTAAACATATTTTCAGAAATGCAATCGGTCCTATTGCTCATGGACTTCCAGCGGCGGTTATTTTCTGTATTTCAGGGGCATTAATTACGGAAGCTGTCTATAGTATACCTGGGATGGGGAAAATTTTACCAGATTCTATCAATGTTTATAATAATTCAATGGTCATCGGAATTACATTCTTATTTACAACGTTAGCCATTTTCTCAACCTTCCTTGGGGACTGGTTGTTAACACTTGTTGATCCACGTATTACATTACATGAAAAAGGGGGACGTAAATGA
- the oppC gene encoding oligopeptide ABC transporter permease OppC, translating into MSDSRFEFVKIDVQASEHIAAPAYSYWRSVSRAFFAKKTTVFLLIVVIVFSLIALIQPILSGYDPQIVPNINDASMRFLGPSAQYPFGTDDVGNSVWDVVWAGTKTSLIIGFIVTLINTVVGVFVGAVWGFSKKVDKFMLEVYNIVSSVPYILIVTVLMYAIGRGFWQLVFAMCVTGWLGTAYFIRTQVMIIRDREYNLASKCLGTPTGRLVTRNILPYLISVIMTIVAGDIPGAIGTEVTLSYLGIGLGVDTPSLGRMISKYANYFNGYPHLFWAPVLVLAVVTVSLYVIGQSLADASDPRTHM; encoded by the coding sequence ATGAGCGATTCAAGATTTGAATTTGTCAAAATAGATGTACAAGCATCTGAACATATTGCAGCACCAGCTTACTCATATTGGCGTTCTGTATCACGCGCCTTCTTTGCCAAAAAAACAACGGTTTTTTTATTAATTGTGGTGATTGTTTTTTCATTAATTGCTTTGATTCAACCGATTTTATCAGGATATGATCCACAAATCGTTCCTAATATTAATGATGCTTCAATGCGTTTTTTAGGACCAAGCGCCCAATATCCATTTGGGACTGATGATGTTGGAAATTCTGTTTGGGATGTCGTTTGGGCTGGAACGAAAACATCGTTAATCATTGGATTTATCGTGACATTAATTAATACAGTCGTGGGTGTTTTCGTCGGAGCTGTTTGGGGATTTTCGAAAAAAGTTGATAAATTTATGCTTGAAGTATATAACATTGTCTCAAGTGTTCCATATATTTTAATTGTCACCGTACTGATGTATGCGATTGGTCGAGGATTTTGGCAACTTGTGTTTGCAATGTGTGTCACTGGATGGTTAGGAACAGCTTATTTTATAAGAACGCAAGTGATGATTATTCGGGATCGTGAGTACAATTTAGCATCAAAATGTTTAGGAACGCCGACTGGGCGTTTAGTGACACGCAATATTTTACCGTACTTAATTTCAGTAATTATGACCATTGTAGCGGGAGATATTCCAGGTGCAATCGGAACAGAGGTAACGCTTTCTTATTTAGGTATCGGACTTGGAGTAGATACGCCATCTTTAGGACGTATGATTAGTAAATACGCGAATTATTTTAATGGATATCCGCATTTATTTTGGGCACCGGTTTTAGTGTTGGCAGTGGTGACAGTTTCGTTATATGTGATTGGACAATCGTTAGCGGATGCATCAGATCCACGTACACACATGTAG